One stretch of Plectropomus leopardus isolate mb unplaced genomic scaffold, YSFRI_Pleo_2.0 unplaced_scaffold23225, whole genome shotgun sequence DNA includes these proteins:
- the si:ch1073-184j22.2 gene encoding dual specificity protein phosphatase 18 — translation MSLSQITPTLFLSGADAALNASLLSQKGITLIVNATLSHTCPAYPGVECVRVPVSDLPSARLGDHFDRVAERIHSNRAGGTLVHCAVGMSRSPALVMAYLMRYRGVTLCQAHRWVRDSRPFVRINAGFWEQLLQYERRLYGRNTVRVATLPDTPPLTPRTLRVPPPPQPNRLTLVPQSPQMSRAVMTPTNRRRRGARSSRV, via the coding sequence ATGTCGCTGTCTCAGATCACGCCCACCCTGTTCCTCAGCGGCGCCGACGCCGCCCTCAACGCCTCGCTGTTGTCACAGAAGGGCATCACCCTGATCGTCAACGCCACGCTCAGCCACACATGCCCCGCCTACCCGGGCGTGGAGTGTGTGCGCGTCCCTGTGTCCGACCTGCCCAGCGCCCGTCTCGGAGACCACTTCGACCGCGTGGCTGAGCGTATCCACAGCAACCGTGCGGGGGGTACCCTGGTGCACTGCGCGGTTGGCATGAGCCGCTCGCCGGCGCTGGTGATGGCGTACCTGATGCGGTACCGTGGCGTGACGCTGTGCCAGGCGCACCGCTGGGTCCGGGACAGCCGTCCCTTCGTCCGGATCAACGCCGGCTTCtgggagcagctgctgcagtacGAGCGCCGACTGTACGGGAGGAACACCGTCAGAGTGGCCACGCTGCCAGACACGCCCCCGCTGACCCCGAGGACGCTGAGGGTGCCGCCGCCACCGCAGCCGAACCGGCTGACACTGGTCCCGCAGTCTCCTCAGATGAGCCGCGCAGTGATGACGCCCACTaacaggagaagaagaggagccCGATCCAGCCGAGTCTGA